From a single Oreochromis niloticus isolate F11D_XX linkage group LG3, O_niloticus_UMD_NMBU, whole genome shotgun sequence genomic region:
- the LOC109198420 gene encoding uncharacterized protein LOC109198420 has protein sequence MSIKRKVFKTEHFQKQEKKYSEHCCVPLCSASAKFNGILSFHGFPTHSDLRRQWLVNIRRDHFTITSHTRVCSRHFASDQLIEPTTLDGRRRLIKGAVPTLFEWNGYKVEPLRRSVWERTERRPELVPADDQEEHSLTRDHDYCSVPEPSALDISASAAEDLSKDVETLRKEIQELRVQREFGLQRFAGSDTDIRFYTRFPSYDHLMAFWFLIEPCIYEMIRVSRAKSAANRNEELLTPARTSTRQLLQPIDEFFLFLVFLSVGLKERDLAHRFNIHQSTVSCIIATWTNFLATALGSQCIWLTREEVQAYLPEEFKDFSDTQMILDCTELRCQTPSSPLLQSEMYSSYKSHCTMKALVGIAPHGPVTFISNLYAGSVSDKELFKQSGIAEKLTEDMAVMVDKGFLITDCCKCKVYCPPFLSKQKQMPAYQVKETQAIARLRVHVERVIRRIKQNKLFDSIITMSHVYNINQLFAVACMLSNYQNTALVKKWVK, from the exons ATGAGTATAAAAAGGAAAgtatttaaaacagaacattttcaaaaacaggagaagaaaTACTCCGAGCATTGCTGTGTCCCACTTTGTTCGGCTTCAGCCAAATTTAACGGCATACTAAGTTTTCATGGCTTTCCGACCCATTCCGACTTGAGAAGACAATGGCTGGTAAACATACGCCGGGATCATTTCACGATTACCTCTCACACCAGGGTCTGCAGCAGACACTTTGCCAGTGATCAACTCATAGAGCCAACAACCCTTGATGGTCGAAGGCGGCTTATTAAAGGTGCTGTACCAACACTTTTTGAGTGGAATGGCTATAAAGTTGAACCACTGCGGCGTAGTGTTTGGGAGAGAACGGAGCGACGCCCTGAACTAGTTCCTGCTGACGATCAAGAAGAGCACAGTCTTACAAGAGATCATGACTACTGCTCAGTCCCTGAGCCGTCTGCATTAGACATATCTGCATCAGCTGCAGAAGACCTGTCCAAAGACGTGGAGACTCTGAGGAAGGAGATACAGGAGTTACGTGTCCAGCGAGAATTTGGGTTACAGCGTTTTGCTGGCTCCGACACTGACATCCGATTCTATACCAG ATTTCCAAGCTATGATCATTTGATGGCATTTTGGTTTTTGATTGAGCCTTGCATCTATGAAATGATCCGGGTTTCAAGAGCCAAGTCAGCTGCCAATAGGAACGAAGAATTGTTGACACCTGCACGCACATCAACG AGGCAGCTGCTACAGCCAATTGACGAGTTCTTTCTCTTCCTGGTTTTCCTGTCAGTTGGTTTGAAGGAGAGGGACCTGGCACACCGATTTAACATACACCAGTCCACAGTGAGCTGCATTATTGCAACATGGACAAATTTTCTTGCCACTGCACTGGGGTCTCAGTGCATCTGGCTTACACGTGAAGAAGTGCAAGCTTACCTCCCTGAGGAATTCAAAGATTTCTCAGACACCCAGATGATCCTTGACTGTACAGAGCTGAGGTGTCAGACACCATCCTCACCACTTCTCCAAAGTGAAATGTACTCTTCGTACAAATCCCACTGTACGATGAAAGCCCTGGTTGGCATAGCTCCACATGGTCCAGTGACATTCATCTCTAATCTGTATGCTGGTTCGGTTAGTGACAAGGAACTATTCAAACAATCAGGCATTGCTGAGAAGTTGACTGAAGACATGGCAGTGATGGTAGATAAGGGCTTCCTAATCACCGATTGTTGTAAATGCAAAGTGTACTGCCCACCTTTTCTATCTAAGCAGAAGCAGATGCCAGCATACCAGGTTAAGGAGACGCAGGCCATAGCCAGACTCAGGGTACATGTGGAGCGAGTCATTAGgaggataaaacagaacaaactttTTGATAGCATCATTACCATGTCACATGTTTACAATATCAACCAACTGTTTGCAGTAGCATGTATGCTGTCAAATTACCAGAACACAGCATTAGTTAAAAAATGGGTTAAGTGA